A window of Ictidomys tridecemlineatus isolate mIctTri1 chromosome 1, mIctTri1.hap1, whole genome shotgun sequence contains these coding sequences:
- the Pfn3 gene encoding profilin-3: MGDWKGYISAVLRDQRIDDVAIVGHSDNRCVWASRPGGLLAAISPQEVGVLVGPDRQAFLQAGLSLAGRRCCVIRDYLLAEGDGVLDARTKGLDTRAICVGHTPRALLVLMGRRGVHGGILNKTVHELIRGLCTQGA; this comes from the coding sequence ATGGGTGACTGGAAGGGCTACATCAGTGCAGTGCTGCGAGACCAGCGCATCGACGACGTAGCCATCGTGGGCCACTCGGACAATCGCTGCGTGTGGGCATCGCGACCCGGGGGCCTGCTGGCTGCCATCTCGCCGCAGGAGGTGGGCGTGCTTGTTGGGCCCGACCGGCAGGCCTTCCTGCAGGCGGGCCTGAGTTTGGCGGGCCGCCGCTGCTGCGTCATCCGCGACTATCTGCTGGCAGAGGGAGACGGCGTGCTGGACGCGCGCACCAAGGGGCTGGACACGCGCGCCATTTGCGTGGGCCACACGCCGCGCGCGCTCCTCGTGCTGATGGGCAGACGCGGCGTGCACGGTGGCATCCTCAACAAGACTGTGCACGAGCTGATCCGCGGGCTGTGCACGCAGGGCGCGTAG